One part of the Bacteroidia bacterium genome encodes these proteins:
- a CDS encoding helix-turn-helix transcriptional regulator, producing the protein MAIIVRLDVELAKRKMSLTELSEKVNISMKNLSLLKKGHVRAIRFSTLNAICEALDCKPGDILDFEHEKVS; encoded by the coding sequence ATGGCAATCATTGTACGTCTGGACGTAGAACTGGCAAAGCGCAAAATGAGCCTTACTGAGCTTTCTGAGAAAGTGAATATTTCCATGAAGAACTTATCCCTGCTCAAAAAAGGGCATGTGAGAGCCATTCGTTTTTCTACCCTCAATGCCATTTGTGAAGCCCTGGATTGCAAACCGGGAGATATTCTGGACTTTGAGCATGAGAAGGTAAGCTGA
- a CDS encoding DUF2975 domain-containing protein, giving the protein MKKSLPNFLYYSSNLGMGFFGLVIPYVLFIALLAFTGQLPENFTAFFEVPVQLENPSSYYKPHSLDENFQVQYIEVKKANLEILVKERSWSQSLGYIHAGIYLSFYFFILFFLGKIFKSFKDGESFSSKNPARIRKIGFLAVSLGFYEYLIILFSCVYFHDKFELINGTTIAYPSLWEIKYSAVFMGLIFLALAEVFNKGKELQELESQTV; this is encoded by the coding sequence ATGAAAAAGTCTCTGCCAAACTTTCTTTATTACAGCTCCAATTTAGGCATGGGGTTCTTTGGCCTAGTCATTCCCTATGTCTTATTCATTGCTCTCCTTGCTTTCACAGGACAATTACCTGAGAATTTTACTGCTTTTTTTGAGGTTCCGGTACAGCTTGAGAATCCTTCTTCTTACTATAAACCCCATAGCCTGGATGAAAACTTTCAGGTTCAGTACATAGAAGTCAAAAAAGCAAATCTGGAGATCCTGGTAAAGGAGAGAAGCTGGTCTCAAAGTCTGGGGTATATACATGCCGGCATATATTTGAGTTTCTATTTTTTTATCCTATTTTTTCTCGGTAAAATCTTCAAAAGTTTTAAAGATGGGGAGTCTTTTTCGTCTAAAAACCCAGCTCGTATTAGAAAAATAGGGTTCCTGGCCGTTAGTCTGGGTTTTTATGAATACCTGATCATACTATTCTCTTGTGTCTATTTTCATGACAAATTTGAGTTAATAAATGGAACAACAATAGCCTATCCCTCTCTATGGGAAATCAAATACAGTGCTGTATTTATGGGGTTAATATTTCTCGCTCTGGCTGAGGTTTTCAATAAAGGAAAAGAATTACAGGAACTCGAATCGCAAACGGTATAA
- a CDS encoding GNAT family N-acetyltransferase produces MITYRTATKEDARRIAQLHALSWQQNYKGILNDQYLDQEVRNDRMKVWDKRLNEPRENQHIILAFDENILCGFACAYADKDPKWGALLDNLHIFGDWKGKGIGAELMRQSAAWVHQRNPDSNYYLWVLEKNEGATRFYKRLGGEIVETTLDDMPGGGQASIHRIVWTDLQPLLKK; encoded by the coding sequence ATGATCACTTACAGAACCGCCACCAAAGAGGATGCTCGTCGTATAGCTCAATTGCATGCATTGAGCTGGCAGCAGAATTATAAGGGGATTTTGAATGATCAGTATTTGGATCAGGAGGTCCGCAATGATCGAATGAAAGTTTGGGATAAACGCCTGAACGAACCTCGGGAAAATCAGCATATCATTCTGGCTTTTGATGAAAATATTCTCTGCGGATTTGCCTGTGCCTATGCAGACAAAGATCCTAAATGGGGAGCCTTATTGGATAATCTTCACATCTTTGGCGATTGGAAAGGAAAGGGGATAGGTGCTGAGCTCATGAGACAATCAGCTGCATGGGTGCATCAAAGAAATCCTGATTCCAATTACTACCTTTGGGTGCTGGAGAAAAATGAGGGCGCTACCCGCTTTTATAAGCGTTTGGGAGGCGAAATCGTAGAGACAACCCTCGATGATATGCCAGGAGGAGGTCAGGCAAGTATACACCGCATTGTCTGGACAGATCTGCAGCCTTTACTCAAGAAATAG
- the msrB gene encoding peptide-methionine (R)-S-oxide reductase MsrB — translation MLKWTDVIRFAKKGNPTPDRTVRKSEEEWKAQLTPDQYTITRLKGTERAFSSEMCGLFEPGIYACVCCETELFDSAEKFESGTGWPSFTQPLKENAVAYHADFTHGMYRIETTCNTCEAHLGHVFPDGPGEGGLRYCMNAVALQKVEKVEG, via the coding sequence ATGCTTAAATGGACCGATGTAATTCGTTTTGCTAAAAAAGGCAATCCCACTCCAGACAGAACCGTGAGAAAGAGCGAGGAGGAATGGAAAGCACAATTGACCCCTGATCAGTATACCATTACTCGATTGAAGGGAACAGAACGTGCGTTCAGTTCGGAGATGTGTGGCCTTTTTGAACCTGGTATTTATGCCTGTGTTTGTTGTGAAACGGAACTCTTCGATTCGGCAGAGAAATTTGAATCGGGTACGGGATGGCCCTCGTTTACCCAACCGCTAAAAGAGAATGCCGTTGCCTATCACGCAGATTTTACCCACGGCATGTACCGAATCGAAACCACCTGCAATACCTGTGAAGCTCATTTAGGACATGTCTTTCCTGACGGTCCCGGAGAAGGAGGATTGCGCTATTGTATGAATGCCGTCGCTTTGCAGAAAGTAGAGAAGGTGGAAGGATAA
- the mmuM gene encoding homocysteine S-methyltransferase, which produces MQISLPSPLLLDAGLASLLESKGHNLDHPLWSAFLLKENPQAIFEAHLEHLHAGAQIITTASYQASLPGFKEIGIDRREANKLLQLSVQLAVEARDTFLQKQNTDIWIAASLGPYGAYLADGSEYRGNYGISRKDLTSFHRERVEAMMETEADIFACETLPSLEEALVLAELMQEYRKAAWISFSCQDGERTNEGQKLLTCAEALESFEEIFAIGVNCSPPQYVLSLIQELKKSQTKKQIIVYPNSGELYHPEDKTWSGKSNLKTCASWASTWIEAGADIIGGCCRMLPAHLNEMKIALKE; this is translated from the coding sequence TTGCAAATATCCCTCCCATCCCCCCTCCTCCTCGACGCGGGTCTCGCCAGCCTGCTAGAAAGCAAAGGCCACAATCTGGATCATCCGCTCTGGTCTGCTTTTCTTCTGAAAGAAAATCCACAGGCCATTTTTGAAGCCCATTTGGAACATCTGCATGCAGGGGCTCAGATAATTACAACCGCTTCTTATCAGGCTTCTCTCCCCGGATTTAAAGAAATAGGAATAGACAGACGGGAAGCCAATAAGCTTTTACAGCTCTCTGTTCAATTGGCTGTAGAGGCCCGGGATACCTTTCTCCAGAAACAGAATACAGACATTTGGATAGCAGCAAGCTTGGGACCCTATGGAGCTTATTTGGCAGATGGTTCCGAGTATAGAGGAAATTATGGAATTAGTCGAAAAGACTTAACAAGCTTCCATCGAGAAAGAGTAGAAGCTATGATGGAGACAGAAGCGGATATATTTGCTTGTGAAACCCTGCCTTCCCTGGAGGAGGCATTAGTTCTAGCCGAACTTATGCAGGAGTACAGGAAGGCGGCCTGGATATCTTTTTCTTGTCAGGATGGGGAAAGGACAAATGAAGGGCAAAAACTCCTGACATGTGCAGAGGCATTGGAGAGTTTCGAGGAAATATTTGCTATAGGAGTAAATTGTAGCCCACCCCAATATGTTCTCTCTCTCATACAGGAACTCAAAAAATCCCAAACAAAAAAGCAGATCATCGTATATCCTAATTCGGGAGAACTCTACCATCCGGAAGATAAGACCTGGTCAGGAAAAAGTAATCTCAAGACTTGTGCTTCCTGGGCCAGTACCTGGATAGAGGCAGGTGCCGACATAATAGGCGGCTGTTGTAGAATGCTCCCGGCCCATCTCAATGAAATGAAAATAGCGCTCAAGGAATGA